In the Eptesicus fuscus isolate TK198812 chromosome 12, DD_ASM_mEF_20220401, whole genome shotgun sequence genome, one interval contains:
- the OPRL1 gene encoding nociceptin receptor isoform X2 encodes MECLFPTPPGEVDGSDLQDGFMSPNHSLLSPDLLLNVSHGAFLPLGLKVTIVGLYLAVCVGGLLGNCLVIHTKMKTATNIYIFNLALADTLVLLTLPFQGTDVLLGFWPFGNALCKMVIAIDYYNMFTSTFTLTAMSVDRYVAICHPIRALDVRTSSKAQAVNVAIWALASVVGIPVAIMGSAQVEDEEIECLVEIPTPQDYWGPLFAVCVFLFSFLIPVLIISVCYSLMIRRLRGVRLLSGSREKDRNLRRITRLVLVVVAVFVGCWAPVQVFVLVQGLGVQPGSETAVAVLRFCTALGYVNSCLNPVLYAFLDENFKACFRRFCCASAPRREGPGSDRVRSAARGAALARKTSETVPRPA; translated from the exons ATGGAGTGCCTGTTCCCCACCCCGCCCGGGGAGGTCGACGGCAGTGACCTGCAGGACGGCTTCATGAGCCCCAACCACAGCCTGCTGTCCCCTGACCTGCTCCTCAATGTCAGCCACGGGGCCTTCCTGCCCCTCGGGCTCAAGGTCACCATCGTGGGGCTCTACTTGgctgtgtgtgtcggggggctGCTGGGGAACTGCCTCGTCAT ACACACCAAGATGAAGACAGCTACCAACATTTACATCTTCAACCTGGCCCTGGCAGACACCTTGGTGTTGCTGACACTGCCCTTCCAGGGCACAGACGTGCTGCTGGGCTTCTGGCCATTCGGGAACGCCCTGTGCAAGATGGTCATTGCCATCGACTATTACAACATGTTCACCAGCACCTTCACGCTGACCGCCATGAGCGTGGATCGTTACGTAGCCATCTGCCACCCCATCCGCGCCCTCGATGTCCGGACGTCCAGCAAGGCCCAGGCTGTCAATGTGGCCATCTGGGCCCTGGCCTCTGTCGTCGGCATCCCGGTGGCCATCATGGGCTCGGCACAGGTTGAGGATGAAG AGATTGAGTGTCTGGTGGAGATCCCCACCCCACAGGACTACTGGGGCCCCCTGTTTGCTGTCTGcgtcttcctcttctccttcctcatccCCGTGCTCATCATCTCCGTCTGCTACAGCCTCATGATCCGGCGGCTGCGGGGTGTCCGCCTGCTCTCGGGCTCCCGAGAGAAGGACCGGAACCTGCGGCGCATCACGcggctggtgctggtggtggtggcggtgttCGTGGGCTGCTGGGCGCCTGTCCAGGTCTTCGTGCTGGTCCAAGGACTGGGCGTGCAGCCGGGCAGTGAGACGGCGGTGGCCGTCCTACGTTTCTGCACGGCCCTCGGCTACGTCAACAGCTGCCTCAACCCCGTCCTCTACGCCTTCCTCGACGAGAACTTCAAGGCCTGCTTCCGCCGGTTCTGCTGCGCGTCCGCACCGCGCCGGGAGGGGCCGGGGTCGGACCGCGTGCGCAGCGCGGCCAGGGGTGCGGCCCTCGCCCGCAAGACCTCAGAGACGGTGCCGAGGCCGGCATGA
- the OPRL1 gene encoding nociceptin receptor isoform X1, translating to MECLFPTPPGEVDGSDLQDGFMSPNHSLLSPDLLLNVSHGAFLPLGLKVTIVGLYLAVCVGGLLGNCLVMYVILRHTKMKTATNIYIFNLALADTLVLLTLPFQGTDVLLGFWPFGNALCKMVIAIDYYNMFTSTFTLTAMSVDRYVAICHPIRALDVRTSSKAQAVNVAIWALASVVGIPVAIMGSAQVEDEEIECLVEIPTPQDYWGPLFAVCVFLFSFLIPVLIISVCYSLMIRRLRGVRLLSGSREKDRNLRRITRLVLVVVAVFVGCWAPVQVFVLVQGLGVQPGSETAVAVLRFCTALGYVNSCLNPVLYAFLDENFKACFRRFCCASAPRREGPGSDRVRSAARGAALARKTSETVPRPA from the exons ATGGAGTGCCTGTTCCCCACCCCGCCCGGGGAGGTCGACGGCAGTGACCTGCAGGACGGCTTCATGAGCCCCAACCACAGCCTGCTGTCCCCTGACCTGCTCCTCAATGTCAGCCACGGGGCCTTCCTGCCCCTCGGGCTCAAGGTCACCATCGTGGGGCTCTACTTGgctgtgtgtgtcggggggctGCTGGGGAACTGCCTCGTCATGTATGTCATCCTCAG ACACACCAAGATGAAGACAGCTACCAACATTTACATCTTCAACCTGGCCCTGGCAGACACCTTGGTGTTGCTGACACTGCCCTTCCAGGGCACAGACGTGCTGCTGGGCTTCTGGCCATTCGGGAACGCCCTGTGCAAGATGGTCATTGCCATCGACTATTACAACATGTTCACCAGCACCTTCACGCTGACCGCCATGAGCGTGGATCGTTACGTAGCCATCTGCCACCCCATCCGCGCCCTCGATGTCCGGACGTCCAGCAAGGCCCAGGCTGTCAATGTGGCCATCTGGGCCCTGGCCTCTGTCGTCGGCATCCCGGTGGCCATCATGGGCTCGGCACAGGTTGAGGATGAAG AGATTGAGTGTCTGGTGGAGATCCCCACCCCACAGGACTACTGGGGCCCCCTGTTTGCTGTCTGcgtcttcctcttctccttcctcatccCCGTGCTCATCATCTCCGTCTGCTACAGCCTCATGATCCGGCGGCTGCGGGGTGTCCGCCTGCTCTCGGGCTCCCGAGAGAAGGACCGGAACCTGCGGCGCATCACGcggctggtgctggtggtggtggcggtgttCGTGGGCTGCTGGGCGCCTGTCCAGGTCTTCGTGCTGGTCCAAGGACTGGGCGTGCAGCCGGGCAGTGAGACGGCGGTGGCCGTCCTACGTTTCTGCACGGCCCTCGGCTACGTCAACAGCTGCCTCAACCCCGTCCTCTACGCCTTCCTCGACGAGAACTTCAAGGCCTGCTTCCGCCGGTTCTGCTGCGCGTCCGCACCGCGCCGGGAGGGGCCGGGGTCGGACCGCGTGCGCAGCGCGGCCAGGGGTGCGGCCCTCGCCCGCAAGACCTCAGAGACGGTGCCGAGGCCGGCATGA